In Roseomonas fluvialis, one genomic interval encodes:
- a CDS encoding type II secretion system F family protein has translation MDRTLLLGTAAMLTIALVTGVLTLLKSGQARRLKARIASASALETTSLQATGLPSIRLQTNESRPLLERVLRFLRYHPDVPQAHTIPWYVVVVFGVLVAVLIARFLSGPLGLPRSILSGVLTGFFLVRSIFAFQYNSYVDKIFKQIPDAIGLMVRAIRAGLPVGEAMRSVAAELSSPLRDEFSRMLGDVAIGRPVDQALMRLYKRTELPEFSFLAVTLGMQSQTGGNLAETLDNLADIVRKRVALSKRAKALAAEARMQAGILMALPFIAALAMSQIQPFYIEQFSSPAGQKLALVGLGFSLTGFLIIRWLIKRAGQD, from the coding sequence ATGGACCGCACCCTTCTCCTCGGCACGGCGGCGATGCTCACCATCGCGCTGGTGACCGGCGTGCTGACGCTGCTGAAATCCGGCCAGGCGCGGCGCCTGAAGGCGCGCATTGCCAGCGCGAGTGCGCTCGAGACCACATCGCTCCAGGCGACCGGGCTGCCGAGCATCCGGCTGCAGACCAACGAATCCCGCCCGTTGCTGGAACGCGTGCTGCGCTTCCTGCGCTATCACCCAGACGTGCCGCAGGCGCACACCATCCCGTGGTATGTCGTTGTGGTGTTCGGCGTGCTGGTGGCCGTGCTGATCGCGCGGTTCCTTTCTGGTCCGCTCGGCCTGCCGCGGTCGATCCTGTCGGGCGTGCTGACCGGCTTCTTCTTGGTGCGGTCCATCTTCGCGTTTCAGTACAACTCCTATGTCGACAAGATTTTCAAGCAGATCCCGGATGCGATCGGCCTAATGGTGCGTGCGATCCGCGCCGGCTTGCCGGTCGGCGAAGCGATGCGCTCGGTCGCGGCCGAATTGTCGTCCCCGCTGCGCGATGAATTCTCCCGCATGCTGGGCGATGTCGCGATCGGCCGGCCGGTCGACCAGGCGCTGATGCGGCTGTACAAGCGCACGGAACTGCCGGAATTCTCCTTCCTCGCGGTCACGCTCGGCATGCAGTCGCAGACCGGCGGCAATCTCGCCGAGACGCTCGACAACCTGGCGGACATCGTGCGCAAGCGCGTGGCGCTGTCCAAGCGTGCCAAGGCCCTGGCGGCCGAGGCGCGGATGCAGGCCGGCATCCTGATGGCGCTGCCCTTCATCGCCGCACTGGCGATGTCGCAGATCCAACCCTTCTACATCGAACAGTTCAGCAGCCCTGCGGGCCAGAAGCTGGCACTGGTCGGGCTCGGCTTCTCGCTCACGGGCTTTCTCATTATCCGCTGGCTGATCAAGCGCGCGGGACAGGACTGA
- a CDS encoding CpaF family protein, producing the protein MRPFGRRSDGSPHLPVPLAAEPEFRSVNISAEAIALSDSAELARLRTLVLERIDPVVAGELPPAALRQQLDALVHELASRERMEISARDQSRIAEEIARDMVGYGPLEPLLADDTINDIMVNGPDHVFVEVRGKLIRTNVRFRSAAQIAAIAQKIAATVGRRVDESSPLCDARLLDGSRVNIVFPPLALDGPCISIRKFAKKRFDLPALAQNGAMSPSVQRILEIAARCRLNVVVSGGTGSGKTTMLNAMSRLIDHGERVVTIEDAAELQLQQPHVVRLETRHANLEGRGEVTARDLVRNALRMRPDRIIVGEVRGGEAFDMLQAMNTGHDGSFCTVHANTARDALTRIENMVMMAQSTLPSRAIRTQIAAAVDLIVQIERMRDGGRRVSQVAEICGLEGDVITMNDIFTYQYEGETAEGKLRGSWVSPGMRPAFVERLNYFGMLDPWMRALQEA; encoded by the coding sequence ATGCGTCCGTTCGGCCGGCGCAGCGACGGCTCGCCACATCTGCCGGTGCCGCTCGCCGCGGAACCGGAGTTCCGCTCCGTCAACATCTCGGCCGAGGCGATCGCGCTGTCCGATAGCGCCGAGCTTGCGCGGCTGCGCACGTTGGTGCTGGAACGGATCGACCCGGTGGTGGCCGGCGAACTGCCGCCGGCGGCTTTGCGCCAACAGCTCGATGCGCTGGTCCATGAACTTGCCTCGCGCGAGCGGATGGAGATCTCGGCGCGCGACCAGTCGCGTATCGCCGAGGAAATCGCCCGCGATATGGTGGGCTACGGCCCGCTCGAGCCGCTGCTGGCCGACGACACGATCAACGACATCATGGTGAACGGGCCCGACCACGTCTTCGTGGAAGTGCGGGGCAAGCTGATCCGCACCAATGTCCGCTTCCGCTCGGCCGCGCAGATCGCGGCGATCGCGCAGAAGATCGCCGCGACCGTCGGCCGGCGTGTCGATGAATCCTCGCCGCTATGCGACGCGCGCCTGCTCGATGGTTCGCGCGTCAACATCGTCTTCCCGCCGCTGGCGCTGGACGGCCCCTGCATCTCGATCCGCAAATTCGCCAAGAAGCGGTTCGACCTGCCGGCGCTGGCGCAGAACGGGGCGATGTCGCCCTCGGTGCAGCGCATCCTGGAAATTGCGGCGCGGTGCCGGCTGAACGTGGTGGTCTCCGGCGGCACGGGGTCGGGCAAGACGACCATGCTGAACGCGATGTCTCGGCTGATCGACCATGGCGAACGTGTTGTCACCATCGAGGACGCGGCGGAACTGCAGCTGCAGCAGCCGCATGTCGTCAGGCTCGAAACCCGCCACGCGAACCTCGAAGGCCGCGGCGAGGTCACCGCCCGCGACTTGGTTCGCAACGCGCTGCGCATGCGCCCCGACCGTATCATCGTCGGCGAAGTCCGCGGCGGCGAGGCCTTCGACATGCTGCAGGCCATGAACACCGGCCATGACGGATCATTCTGTACCGTCCACGCAAACACGGCCCGCGATGCGCTGACCCGCATCGAGAACATGGTGATGATGGCGCAGTCCACGCTGCCGTCGCGCGCCATCCGTACCCAGATCGCGGCTGCGGTGGACCTGATCGTGCAGATCGAGCGCATGCGCGACGGTGGCCGCCGCGTCTCCCAGGTGGCCGAGATCTGCGGCCTGGAAGGCGATGTCATCACCATGAACGACATCTTCACCTACCAGTACGAAGGCGAGACTGCGGAGGGCAAGCTGCGCGGGTCCTGGGTGTCGCCCGGCATGCGCCCGGCCTTCGTCGAACGCCTCAACTACTTCGGCATGCTCGACCCCTGGATGCGCGCGCTCCAGGAAGCCTGA